The Oryzias latipes chromosome 16, ASM223467v1 genomic sequence CAAAATAATTGATTATAAAAATTAAGAGCACCCTGGTTTgctataatttaaaataattcgcgacttaacaataataattaaaaatgtaaagctgTTTTGGCAATAACCCAGCCTAGCATTAGCAGCAACGCTACCAGCAGCTAACCGTTGCTTTGTGTCATTCACTTCCCATTAATCAGTAGCGACTACAAATAAACAGTTAAGTCCAGATGTAGAATTTTCGGTCACCTCGGTAAAAAGTCGAGCTGTCAGAATTTCTCTGTGaatatatttttgttgaaattacCACCGAATGCCACTTTTCCGTCATTCGTATATTTACTGACAGCAAACTGTGGGGGGGAAACGTACGTACGTAAATCTGTACGTAACTCCCGATTGGTTGACATCATGAGGGCCAAGTTGTTAGCTCATTGGTCAAATGATATGTCAATAAAGTCGAACACCTGCCCACATTTACGTAACAGAGAGAAAGATAATTCTGAAAATTAGtgataatttaatttttttcaaagaatgaataaataaggAAAGACTCAAGATAGAGTAGTACTACTGAAAAAGACTCATAATAAAATGGTGACTTAAGCAAAGTCGTGACGGCACTAAAATGTCCACTACCAGCCTCCGTAGTGGTTAATTTGTCAACATTGCCGCATGCGCACTTCAAGCATTTGCCTAGTGTGTTAACACGCTTTTGCTCTGTTCTCACGTTGGGGGAAAATTCGGATTTACAATCACATTGCAAATCTATAAAACCGATTATCCTTAGACATGGGAGGTCAGGCAAAGAGCAGTAAGAAGAACAACAAACCGAAGAGGAAAAACCATCGAACTAAAAAGGGTAATATGTACAGGACAAAGTAGTCATTTCGTTACAAGTGGACTGGATGGTACCTAACATAAGAAAATAACCTAATATATTACCTGCTTTGACTATTATGGGATTCTAGTTAGACAAAACTAACACTAAGCCTGTCACTACAGCAGATGCTGGAGGATTTGTTGATTTGTCACCTCAAGAAAGGATGAAGCTAAGAATGCACGAGAAAGCTAAGAAGAAGACATCCCAGAAATATTCAGTGGAGCAACTACTTGAGAAGGTCATGTTGTGAGCATGTTCgggtttgtttatttaaatattactTTACTACGGGGAATAATTTGGTCTTAACTGCATTTGTACAGACTGAAGAATACATGGACAGCTTTGACTTTGAGATGGCTGGCCTCTTCTGTCAGCGAGCCTTGGATGTGGACCCCAACAACCTGCAAGCACTTGACATGCAGGGACACATCTGCTCTGAGTTGGGAGACACACAGAAAGCCAAAGGAATATCCTatcattttttatgttgtttttcttataaATAATATTGCATTTATGTATTAATCCTAAGTCACAGAGACACAGCTCTTatatttctctttattttcgATATAATTCTTCTCCTTGACTAGTTTCCTCTAAGTTTTCCTTCGTGCAGTGGAGCTGAGTCCAGATGAAGGCCACAGTAAATACATGTACCTTGGACAAATCCACACCGGATTGGAGGCTGTAGGTTACTACACTAAAGGGATACAAGTACTACTGTCAACATTGGAGAAACAAGAAACAGTAAGTGAaaagatgttgaaaaaaaaaacaactcagtgaatcatgaaacaaaaagtaaaacattattttaaaattgtgtgGTATTTTAGGCATTATTACGACCACAAGAGGGTGCTGTTTGACAATACATATTTTCTGTTCATTGTTTAAGCTCGAAAGGCCTGCCTTTTTCACTCAAAGTTCTACTGACAACAGGGTCTGTATGTTAGTCAATACACTATGAAGTGATACTAAATATGTttgtattacaaaaataaaaataaacaatttattcAACACCTTATCCATCCACCGTccatcatcatttttgtttattatattgATATTAATATTAGTTATTTAATCATATAAATGATTCTACAGTAGGTTATAAAAGAAACAGTTGATTTTTCAGTATTGAGTTGGGAGTTTATTTGTTAAACTGCTCATAACTTCTGTCCTTTCCTTTTCTCACAGGCTCaagctggagctgctgcagctgcaacaGTTGAAGATAAGGAACCGCCATCTGAAAAGGATGTCAGTGTGGCGTACTGCTCTATTGCGGAGATTTATTTAACAGATCTCTGGTACGAGCATATCCAGAAATGCTCTTGTAAAACTGACAGCCTTCCCACAGATGTAGCcgtggattatttttttttctgtatctgtTTTACAGCATGGAAGAGGGTGCTGCAGACAAGTGCCGGGAGTCTATTGAGATGGCATTAAAGTATCAGCACGACAATCCCGAGGCTCTACAGCTTATGGCCAGTTACCTGTTTAGTACAGAGAGAAACCAGGTCAGTctgcacacacaacacacacacacacacacacacacacacacacacacacacacacacacacacacacttcagaTGACTTATCACCACATTAAAGCAGGAATCTGCTGAGTTAATTATTCTGAGCAGATTGAAGTGTATGCCATTAATCAGTAAATGGACACTTACATTAACACttatacacacactcacacacaaggATGGGTCATGCTCATAGAAATGGTAATTACTGGGCACATCGTTGAGGTCACACAGTCAtctgatgaagaggaagagatGATCCACATGTTTGACTCAGTTTATAAAAATCTGAAGATAATTTGCTGCATGGCATCGGGgattctgacccccccccccccccaaaaaaagtacaaaataataatttgaaatgaATTTTAATGGGGAGTagaattgattatttttaattggAAGGTAAAAATGAAAGTTACAATTCATGTATATGCatacaaaaatgtatatatagtGATGTTTATGCAACTAACAAATGGAAGAAGCCACACTTGTACTATGTTTTCTTTAGCTTTAAACACAGTTCAAATGTAACAACGTGCATGTGATACCAAGTTATTTGCTTTAGTCATCAATATTGAATacaacaaacatttaataattatattcaaacatgtatatctgcaaaaacagtaaaaagcatCTCTTACCTTAATGAACTGTTTGACATTTGCACCACTTGCTTTGGCctaagtttttaaataaatatgggATTTCTTTCGTAATTTTATAGTTCAATCATAATGTTTATGATTACTACAAAATAAGAATTCATAGCCTAGCTGCTACATTGAGAAACCTACAATTTTTACAATTGTTCCTCTTAAAGTTGCAATAAATAATATTGTGTGCATTTAGAGTGCCAAAATGTAAAGTCATCAACTTTGTATTCACTAATGAGAAAGAAAGAACTCTTCTCTTTGTGCCACAATACGCTTAATTTATCCCGCAGTACTACCTATAAACTCTAGGGGTCAGACTGGATCTAGCTTTCTAGTTTTCTAACAAATATAAAtgcttaaaatatatatatatatatatatatatatatatatatatatatatatatatatatatatatatatatatatatatatatatatatatatatatatatatatattttagtaaTAAGGATATATATTAAAGCAGAATTTACATGAATACATAGGTCAAATAATTCTATGGAGACTCCGATAGCCTGAAGAGGAAAGTTTCATGAGATTGCTTCTGAGCAGTGTATAATCTTTTAATTGCTGCTTTAAGCACATACACACAGACAGATGCTTTTGCTTGGAAAAGTTCATGCTTTTACACgtatgattttcttttctgcttaGGAGGGCAAAGAGTACCTGTTGAAAAGCGTTGGAACTTGGCTCCCAGCACAAAAGCAGAGCACATCCTCCTCCAGCACAGAGGAAGACGTGCAGGTGAGCTGCAGCGTTCCTTTTGCATTCAACACCAAAGGATCTTAGTTTTTTGTGTTATGAAACTCGAAGGGTAGTCGGCGTGTTTTCCTGTGCAAACTGATGGGATGCGAAAAGAGTCATGAAATAGAGGGGTAGTCAAAATAGAggttaacacatttttattgatgtttgatcttacaaatgaaagaaaagtaaaCTTATAAGACGGTTTGCATAGTAGTTGAtagaaaaacattcagaaaagaTTTCAGGTATGAACCTTTTCTTTGCCAGTTGGTTGATCTGAACACAGCACATCAACAGAGCTCCAAAGATATACATGGTAGCTTGGAATTAGAAGGTTTCCAGTAAAATCTTGTCTCGTCTTTTTGTGTCTTCAGAAAGACATCCCTCCATACGAGTCCCGCATCACCACAGCCAAACTACTCATGGAGTGTGAGGAGTACGAGGTAAAAGCGTATGTGACTGGCGGCAGGGGGGCCAGCACAGCTTTTGTGTGaatatgtgttttttgtgtgtttgtgttcttttctttctgctgaATAGCGCTGAAGATGGGAAGGCTATGGCTGGTGTTTTTGCCCTCCAGAGCTTAGTGTCAATAATTGAAGAGTGGTATTTGGAAAAAGGGACCAGAGaagggcaggggggggggggttcgtgCGCAGCCAAAGAGGGATGGGCAAAAGATgtggaggataaaaaaaaaaaatcagtaatgTTCCACTTTGATGAATCCCTGCTATATGTTTGAAATTGCATATAGTGTACTAAATCACTCAACAATTTCCTATGCAAATGTCCTTGATTCAAGCGGCTTGCTGCCTTCAGCTCAGTGCAAAAACTTTCAACAGTCATTAAGGGTTTGAAGTCATCTTCTGTGATGACTGCCACACCAACGGCGGCAATCTTCTGTTGTGATCCGGTGATTAATTTTAGTCAATCATGTTGGGTGGTTTACGGTTATTGCTTATAGGAAATGAGAGCACTTCTCACCCCCCCTTGCTTGCGCTCAGGCAGCTCGAGCTGCGGCGTTTTATATTTGGATGTATGTGTGCGGGAAATGGGCTGTCAGGTGTATCAGTAAAATGACAACGTCTCGGTCCATAGTTTTTGACATGTCGTTTGTCTTCATCGTCCGGCCGGCGTCGGTGT encodes the following:
- the LOC101165000 gene encoding probable assembly chaperone of rpl4 isoform X1 produces the protein MGGQAKSSKKNNKPKRKNHRTKKADAGGFVDLSPQERMKLRMHEKAKKKTSQKYSVEQLLEKTEEYMDSFDFEMAGLFCQRALDVDPNNLQALDMQGHICSELGDTQKAKGVFLRAVELSPDEGHSKYMYLGQIHTGLEAVGYYTKGIQVLLSTLEKQETAQAGAAAAATVEDKEPPSEKDVSVAYCSIAEIYLTDLCMEEGAADKCRESIEMALKYQHDNPEALQLMASYLFSTERNQEGKEYLLKSVGTWLPAQKQSTSSSSTEEDVQKDIPPYESRITTAKLLMECEEYEMAVDVLEGLLEEDDEVVQVWYLSGWVCYLQLEKAKEQQETEGREVTEEEREEWKALQEAARSYLTNAKKLYSKLRCDDKPMLEHTEQLLAELGGDMEPQEGDEALDDDYEPCSDEDENNDAEAPMEH
- the LOC101165000 gene encoding probable assembly chaperone of rpl4 isoform X2, producing the protein MGGQAKSSKKNNKPKRKNHRTKKDAGGFVDLSPQERMKLRMHEKAKKKTSQKYSVEQLLEKTEEYMDSFDFEMAGLFCQRALDVDPNNLQALDMQGHICSELGDTQKAKGVFLRAVELSPDEGHSKYMYLGQIHTGLEAVGYYTKGIQVLLSTLEKQETAQAGAAAAATVEDKEPPSEKDVSVAYCSIAEIYLTDLCMEEGAADKCRESIEMALKYQHDNPEALQLMASYLFSTERNQEGKEYLLKSVGTWLPAQKQSTSSSSTEEDVQKDIPPYESRITTAKLLMECEEYEMAVDVLEGLLEEDDEVVQVWYLSGWVCYLQLEKAKEQQETEGREVTEEEREEWKALQEAARSYLTNAKKLYSKLRCDDKPMLEHTEQLLAELGGDMEPQEGDEALDDDYEPCSDEDENNDAEAPMEH
- the LOC101165000 gene encoding probable assembly chaperone of rpl4 isoform X3 produces the protein MKLRMHEKAKKKTSQKYSVEQLLEKTEEYMDSFDFEMAGLFCQRALDVDPNNLQALDMQGHICSELGDTQKAKGVFLRAVELSPDEGHSKYMYLGQIHTGLEAVGYYTKGIQVLLSTLEKQETAQAGAAAAATVEDKEPPSEKDVSVAYCSIAEIYLTDLCMEEGAADKCRESIEMALKYQHDNPEALQLMASYLFSTERNQEGKEYLLKSVGTWLPAQKQSTSSSSTEEDVQKDIPPYESRITTAKLLMECEEYEMAVDVLEGLLEEDDEVVQVWYLSGWVCYLQLEKAKEQQETEGREVTEEEREEWKALQEAARSYLTNAKKLYSKLRCDDKPMLEHTEQLLAELGGDMEPQEGDEALDDDYEPCSDEDENNDAEAPMEH